The following are encoded together in the Vibrio splendidus genome:
- a CDS encoding PLP-dependent cysteine synthase family protein, whose translation MCTDHQWINNAIRKIEADYQRSADTHLIKLELPSIEGIDVYLKDESTHPTGSLKHRLARSLFLYAICNGWVGPETTIIESSSGSTAVSEAYFARLLGLPFIAVMPKCTAKKKIEQIEFYGGQAHLVDRSDEIYDESRRLAEELNGHYMDQFTYAERATDWRGNNNIANSIFNQMQMEDHPVPAWVVMSPGTGGTSATIGRFIRYQQHETKLCVVDPENSVFHEYFQTGNANVKGNTFSKIEGIGRPRAEPSFIPGVVDEMRKIPDAASIATTHWLSEILGRKVGASTGTNMYGVLQLASEMKARGETGSIVTLLCDSGERYLDTYFNDEWVNLNIGDLQPYAAKLEAFSQTGELA comes from the coding sequence ATGTGCACTGACCATCAATGGATTAATAACGCGATTCGTAAAATTGAAGCCGATTACCAACGCTCAGCGGATACGCACCTTATCAAGCTCGAACTACCAAGTATCGAAGGCATTGATGTTTACCTTAAAGATGAAAGCACACACCCAACGGGTTCTTTGAAGCACCGCTTAGCGCGTTCTCTGTTCTTATACGCTATCTGTAACGGTTGGGTTGGTCCAGAAACGACGATCATTGAATCTTCATCAGGTAGCACAGCCGTGTCTGAGGCTTACTTTGCTCGCCTACTAGGTCTCCCGTTTATTGCGGTAATGCCAAAATGCACAGCAAAGAAGAAAATTGAGCAGATTGAATTCTACGGCGGCCAAGCACATCTTGTTGACCGCTCAGATGAAATTTACGATGAGTCACGTCGTTTAGCAGAAGAGCTGAATGGTCATTACATGGACCAATTTACTTACGCTGAGCGCGCAACCGACTGGCGTGGTAACAACAACATCGCGAACTCGATTTTCAATCAAATGCAGATGGAAGATCACCCAGTCCCAGCTTGGGTAGTAATGAGCCCAGGTACTGGCGGTACTTCTGCAACTATCGGCCGCTTCATTCGCTACCAACAGCATGAAACTAAGCTTTGTGTTGTCGACCCTGAAAACTCTGTATTCCACGAATACTTCCAAACAGGCAATGCGAACGTGAAAGGCAATACATTCAGCAAGATTGAAGGTATTGGTCGCCCACGAGCAGAGCCAAGCTTCATTCCTGGTGTGGTTGACGAAATGCGAAAAATCCCAGACGCAGCAAGTATCGCAACGACACATTGGTTATCTGAAATTCTTGGTCGCAAGGTTGGCGCATCAACCGGTACTAACATGTACGGCGTGCTTCAGTTAGCCAGTGAAATGAAAGCACGTGGCGAAACAGGTTCTATCGTGACTTTGCTATGTGATAGCGGTGAACGTTACCTAGACACTTACTTCAATGACGAGTGGGTAAATCTGAATATCGGTGACCTACAACCGTACGCGGCGAAGTTAGAAGCTTTCTCGCAAACGGGTGAGTTGGCTTAA
- a CDS encoding DUF2955 domain-containing protein, whose protein sequence is MNNEVRGPINWSEVAWISAIVSLGMLAQLWLQLGVAAYLALYPVMAATKINDYSVRGMLKAFLPILGVACVALLVDQLFASHPAVVWVISLWVFDLARRWADTPAKLGKIYIPLLNWFLVIVFAQHGPMPMTDWVRDIAVSMVTTMVVVRFVMLFLKPPKAMPPLPMQSVPVTYQQRVIYVVMLGVGLAFLMMVDLIAATFCMMPVIIAAAQSERMNYQMVVKNCLQAHVGGCALALVFVTLLAGQHSYNWVYIIGLTSLVTMIAIWISGSRGGVRGMHTEAMLGTMLPLQLYVSATDLGLQDTYFRAELMSIVLALLVVCQGIIYGKSTSIIHHRN, encoded by the coding sequence ATGAATAACGAAGTTCGAGGCCCGATTAACTGGTCTGAAGTAGCTTGGATCAGCGCTATTGTGTCTTTGGGTATGTTGGCTCAACTTTGGCTACAGCTAGGTGTTGCGGCATACCTCGCTCTTTATCCGGTAATGGCGGCGACCAAGATTAACGACTACTCAGTGAGAGGTATGCTCAAAGCGTTTCTCCCTATCTTGGGTGTCGCTTGTGTGGCTCTGCTTGTCGATCAGTTATTTGCCTCACACCCGGCAGTGGTTTGGGTGATCAGTTTATGGGTATTTGATTTAGCAAGAAGGTGGGCCGACACGCCAGCCAAACTTGGGAAAATCTACATCCCATTGCTCAATTGGTTTTTGGTGATTGTGTTTGCACAACATGGCCCAATGCCAATGACGGACTGGGTTCGCGATATAGCAGTGAGCATGGTGACGACCATGGTTGTGGTGAGATTTGTGATGCTGTTCTTAAAGCCGCCCAAAGCGATGCCGCCGCTGCCAATGCAAAGTGTTCCTGTAACGTACCAGCAGCGAGTGATATATGTGGTCATGCTTGGCGTTGGTTTAGCATTTTTGATGATGGTCGATTTGATTGCCGCGACGTTCTGCATGATGCCTGTGATTATTGCGGCTGCGCAAAGTGAACGCATGAACTATCAAATGGTGGTGAAAAACTGTTTACAAGCCCACGTTGGTGGTTGTGCATTGGCGTTGGTCTTCGTCACCTTGTTAGCGGGGCAACACTCCTATAATTGGGTGTATATCATTGGACTAACAAGCTTGGTGACCATGATAGCAATTTGGATCAGCGGCAGTCGTGGTGGCGTGCGAGGTATGCATACTGAAGCGATGTTAGGAACTATGCTACCATTGCAACTCTATGTTTCAGCAACCGATCTTGGTTTGCAAGATACCTACTTTCGTGCAGAGTTAA
- a CDS encoding DUF302 domain-containing protein gives MKKLSLIALFVLPILGCETTVDQNAHQSQLNAVDESVLIVDRNVEDKRLDKVLTIDHSRLAEQANEYLAPSRVDFYTDDQLNTQLLKDSLQVGLDLPFRILNYVENGEKKVIYTDAQFIQKRHGIMDNEALEQYAEKTASLTNGLENIAPVQSEGLTKNYGIETLVSEYDFETTLNNIKRDVLAQGDTVWFMNWDFKARAKAIGESLSNATLLVFGGPAPGAKAMTDFPSIGLDAFGQKVLVTEENGQVTVAYNNIVDMSELHYQDNAISHKVINFRLGKTLGGAVEK, from the coding sequence ATGAAAAAACTGTCTTTAATTGCTTTGTTTGTTCTGCCCATTCTAGGTTGTGAAACGACCGTTGATCAGAACGCTCATCAATCTCAACTAAATGCCGTTGATGAGAGTGTGCTCATTGTTGATCGAAACGTTGAAGATAAACGACTAGATAAAGTTTTAACTATCGACCATTCTCGATTAGCTGAGCAGGCAAATGAATATTTAGCACCAAGTCGAGTGGACTTTTATACCGACGACCAGTTGAATACTCAGTTGCTCAAAGACAGTTTACAAGTAGGGCTCGATTTACCATTTCGTATTTTGAATTATGTTGAAAATGGTGAGAAAAAAGTAATTTATACCGATGCTCAGTTTATTCAAAAGCGACACGGAATAATGGATAACGAAGCCCTTGAGCAGTACGCAGAAAAAACGGCATCGCTAACTAATGGGTTAGAAAATATTGCGCCAGTGCAGAGCGAAGGCTTAACAAAGAACTACGGCATTGAAACATTAGTATCAGAGTATGATTTTGAAACGACACTGAACAATATTAAACGAGATGTTCTTGCTCAAGGTGACACGGTTTGGTTTATGAACTGGGACTTTAAGGCTAGAGCGAAAGCTATTGGGGAGTCTCTATCTAATGCGACCTTGCTCGTTTTTGGTGGGCCAGCGCCAGGTGCAAAAGCAATGACCGATTTCCCAAGTATTGGATTGGATGCTTTTGGCCAAAAAGTATTAGTGACTGAAGAAAACGGTCAAGTGACGGTTGCCTACAATAATATTGTCGACATGTCTGAACTCCATTATCAGGACAATGCAATTTCTCATAAGGTCATCAACTTTCGATTGGGTAAAACTCTCGGCGGAGCCGTAGAAAAATAA
- a CDS encoding VP0952 family biofilm-associated protein, translating into MVFTTFQFLITTLLAVVCARAISLSEGDIPVLAMVIPALWILPQGGIAGLALLVSMTTYGLTLPLQPITLSVSAWVLFPLLMVVFSRRSSLSVVIISGLIVTTLQVGIMVTQSAGKLEGVPWVTTLQTLSIIVIWWAANHLKPASRHSWWSLGLILPLWIADLPYAALVALCVTGIMASMETLTRLKTFRWNKLLCWTLPTVGFAALVITPSIEVPSPVFVVWLCLLGTAWMTDYIIRTEDNEDIDI; encoded by the coding sequence ATGGTATTTACAACGTTTCAGTTCTTGATAACCACATTATTAGCGGTTGTCTGCGCGAGAGCAATCAGTTTAAGTGAGGGAGATATCCCAGTACTTGCAATGGTCATTCCTGCTTTATGGATTCTGCCGCAAGGAGGCATCGCAGGATTAGCTTTGCTTGTTTCCATGACCACTTATGGTCTAACCCTTCCTTTGCAGCCCATCACGCTGTCTGTCAGTGCGTGGGTACTATTCCCGCTATTGATGGTGGTCTTCTCAAGACGTAGTAGTTTGTCAGTCGTGATTATTTCCGGCCTAATTGTGACTACTTTGCAGGTTGGGATCATGGTGACACAATCAGCAGGCAAGCTTGAAGGCGTCCCGTGGGTTACCACACTTCAGACCTTATCAATCATCGTGATTTGGTGGGCGGCAAATCATCTTAAGCCAGCCAGCCGACACAGCTGGTGGTCATTAGGCTTAATACTTCCATTATGGATAGCCGATTTACCTTATGCCGCTTTGGTTGCCTTGTGTGTAACGGGCATCATGGCATCGATGGAAACGCTGACGCGCTTGAAAACCTTCCGCTGGAATAAACTATTATGTTGGACACTGCCAACGGTCGGTTTTGCGGCTCTGGTGATTACTCCAAGCATCGAAGTGCCTAGTCCAGTCTTTGTGGTGTGGTTGTGTCTATTAGGTACCGCGTGGATGACAGACTACATCATTCGCACAGAAGATAACGAAGACATCGATATCTAG
- a CDS encoding MGMT family protein — protein MDQFLPQIFAVIHQIPYGKVTTYGDIARFSGFPGYARHVGKALGNLPEGSKLPWYRVINSKGEISLKGDSFARQKQHLIKEGIEVSDAGKIKLRIYKWQP, from the coding sequence ATGGACCAATTTTTGCCTCAAATCTTTGCTGTGATTCACCAAATTCCATATGGGAAAGTAACAACTTATGGAGACATAGCACGTTTTTCAGGATTTCCGGGCTATGCGCGCCATGTAGGTAAAGCGCTGGGTAACCTGCCAGAAGGTAGCAAACTGCCTTGGTATCGAGTGATAAACAGCAAGGGTGAAATATCTTTAAAGGGTGATTCGTTCGCCCGACAAAAGCAGCATTTGATTAAAGAAGGGATTGAGGTGAGTGATGCAGGAAAGATCAAACTCAGAATATACAAATGGCAGCCCTAG
- a CDS encoding DUF3332 family protein, whose translation MVLKLSVLMLIVPVVTGCVGSNFTTNKLMEFNVKVVDNRYARGGVNFLLAPVYGFTTLADYFVVNSIEFWTGSNPFDGTPHIFDSKVETMIDINGDLDPSLRDAPIDPLTYHNIEDSHIRTIDENTIEMEVTYVDGTSSTVTGVKEGANVKYFVDGEFVSETSVEALSEAFEVSS comes from the coding sequence ATGGTACTAAAATTATCAGTATTGATGTTAATTGTGCCGGTTGTAACTGGTTGCGTCGGTAGTAACTTTACGACCAATAAACTAATGGAATTTAATGTTAAGGTTGTTGATAACCGCTATGCACGTGGCGGTGTTAACTTCTTATTGGCACCTGTTTATGGCTTTACAACATTGGCAGATTACTTCGTTGTTAACTCAATCGAGTTCTGGACGGGGTCAAACCCTTTCGACGGCACTCCGCATATCTTTGATAGTAAAGTCGAGACAATGATTGATATTAACGGTGATCTTGATCCTTCACTGCGTGATGCACCGATTGATCCTCTGACGTACCACAACATTGAAGACAGTCACATAAGAACTATTGACGAAAATACTATTGAGATGGAAGTGACTTATGTTGACGGCACTTCTTCAACGGTAACCGGCGTGAAGGAAGGTGCAAACGTTAAGTACTTTGTTGATGGTGAGTTTGTCTCTGAAACATCTGTAGAGGCGTTATCAGAAGCATTTGAAGTGAGCTCATAA
- a CDS encoding transporter substrate-binding domain-containing protein, with product MKWIFVVFVSVFSVFTYAKDWKQIRFTVEGAYPPFSWTTQDGQLEGFEVDLANALCIELQVKCVISKTDWDGIIPSLLSRKNDAIIAAMTITEEREKKVNFTMPYAKVPTRFVMEKGREINMDDGSLNELTIGVQRATIGDKYLSEIYPNVDIKRYGSFDEAFTDLLNGRLDSVFGGSMGLNAGFLETEQGKDYHFTGPKFTEEKWFGRGIGVAVRKQDNELKDLIDDGIQRLIDNGQHQKIASKYFSYSIYE from the coding sequence ATGAAGTGGATATTTGTTGTATTCGTCAGTGTTTTCTCAGTATTTACTTACGCAAAAGATTGGAAGCAAATCCGATTTACGGTGGAAGGAGCATACCCACCATTCAGCTGGACGACACAAGACGGCCAATTAGAAGGATTTGAAGTCGACTTGGCTAATGCTCTATGTATTGAGCTACAAGTAAAATGCGTTATCTCAAAAACTGACTGGGACGGGATTATCCCTTCGCTTTTAAGCAGAAAAAACGACGCAATCATTGCTGCGATGACTATCACTGAAGAGCGAGAAAAGAAAGTTAATTTCACTATGCCTTACGCTAAAGTTCCCACTCGTTTTGTCATGGAAAAGGGGCGTGAAATCAATATGGATGACGGCAGCTTAAATGAACTAACAATTGGGGTTCAGCGCGCTACCATTGGTGACAAATACCTTTCCGAGATCTACCCAAATGTAGATATCAAGCGTTATGGATCATTCGACGAAGCCTTTACCGATTTACTCAACGGGCGCCTAGATAGCGTGTTTGGTGGTTCTATGGGACTCAATGCGGGCTTTCTTGAAACGGAACAAGGTAAGGACTACCACTTTACGGGTCCTAAATTTACAGAAGAAAAATGGTTCGGGCGTGGTATTGGTGTCGCGGTACGAAAACAAGATAATGAACTCAAAGATCTTATTGATGACGGTATCCAGCGCTTGATCGACAATGGTCAGCATCAAAAAATCGCAAGTAAGTACTTTTCATACAGCATTTACGAATAG
- the tesB gene encoding acyl-CoA thioesterase II translates to MSQPLQELLSLLQLEKLEEGLFRGQSENLGLPQVYGGQVLGQALSAARYTVQDDRSVHSFHSYFLFPGDPEKPIIYDVENLRDGRSFSTRRVKAIQNGRPIFYLTASYHGDAPGFEHQISMPDIPGPENFASETELASHIAEFLPEKLRKTFCGEKPIEMRPVTVVNPLNPKKAEAKQYLWVRANGAMPDNQLIHQYLLAYASDWGFLVTALHPHEVSIMTPNFQVATIDHSIWFHRPFKMDEWLLYAIESPTAANTRGLVRGEIFNQKGELVATAVQEGVMRFTK, encoded by the coding sequence ATGAGTCAACCTTTACAAGAATTATTAAGTTTACTTCAGCTAGAGAAGCTGGAAGAAGGTCTGTTCCGCGGGCAAAGTGAGAACCTAGGTCTACCACAGGTTTATGGTGGTCAAGTATTAGGGCAAGCGCTTTCTGCTGCTCGTTATACCGTTCAAGACGACCGTAGTGTGCACTCGTTTCATAGTTACTTTCTATTTCCTGGCGATCCTGAAAAGCCAATTATTTACGATGTTGAGAACCTAAGAGATGGACGCAGCTTCAGCACGCGCCGTGTGAAAGCGATTCAAAATGGCCGCCCTATTTTCTATCTCACGGCTTCTTATCACGGTGATGCTCCAGGCTTTGAGCACCAGATTTCAATGCCTGATATTCCTGGGCCAGAGAACTTTGCATCTGAAACCGAGTTAGCGAGCCACATTGCTGAGTTCCTACCAGAGAAACTGCGTAAAACCTTCTGTGGTGAAAAGCCGATTGAGATGCGCCCTGTAACGGTCGTGAATCCACTCAATCCTAAGAAGGCGGAAGCGAAGCAGTACCTTTGGGTAAGAGCAAATGGCGCAATGCCAGACAACCAATTGATTCACCAATACCTGCTGGCTTACGCGTCCGATTGGGGATTCTTGGTGACAGCACTTCACCCACATGAAGTGTCAATCATGACGCCCAACTTCCAAGTGGCGACGATTGACCACTCAATCTGGTTCCACCGCCCGTTCAAAATGGATGAGTGGCTGCTTTATGCGATTGAAAGCCCGACGGCGGCGAACACTCGTGGCCTAGTGCGCGGCGAAATTTTTAATCAGAAAGGTGAGCTCGTAGCGACAGCAGTACAAGAAGGTGTGATGCGCTTTACTAAATAA
- a CDS encoding NAD(P)H-binding protein, producing the protein MNRSIIIAGSSGLVGRETLSALLSSQNISTVYALSRRELNTQHQKLKQIIDSNLSVPAIRLDSDLPDVGVIALGSTIKKSGTKDKLRAIDVDLVVSTAANMKDLGVKHLIVVSCLGADSKARSHYLRCKGEMENDVELLDFEKTTFLHPGPLAGDRQEKRTDEKLLQGALKVLKPMMIGSMKKYLPIQASNIANSILIHLTFPSSRKVERLDSLDMMKLAS; encoded by the coding sequence ATGAATAGATCAATCATTATTGCTGGTTCGAGTGGCTTAGTTGGGCGAGAAACGTTGAGTGCTTTGTTAAGCAGTCAGAATATCAGTACTGTTTACGCACTGTCTCGACGTGAACTTAATACGCAGCATCAGAAATTGAAGCAGATAATTGACAGTAATCTAAGTGTTCCTGCAATCCGTTTAGATTCAGATCTTCCGGACGTTGGGGTTATCGCTTTAGGTAGCACGATTAAAAAATCGGGTACCAAAGATAAACTTCGCGCAATTGATGTTGACCTAGTCGTGTCGACCGCAGCAAACATGAAAGATCTTGGAGTGAAACACCTGATCGTCGTGTCATGTCTTGGAGCTGATAGCAAAGCTCGCTCGCATTACCTTCGCTGCAAAGGGGAGATGGAAAATGACGTTGAATTACTTGATTTTGAGAAAACGACTTTCCTACACCCGGGCCCGTTGGCGGGGGATCGACAGGAGAAGAGAACTGACGAAAAGTTACTTCAAGGTGCTCTGAAAGTACTTAAGCCGATGATGATCGGCAGTATGAAAAAGTACCTACCAATTCAAGCATCGAATATTGCAAACAGCATTTTGATTCATTTGACATTTCCGAGCTCTAGAAAGGTGGAGAGATTAGATTCTCTCGATATGATGAAGCTAGCGTCTTAG
- a CDS encoding HlyD family secretion protein, with the protein MANKAYQWMLYLTLGTSALFALFLVASDNLAPFTTQAQLHIPTSRIAAEVSAPVVELAVKNGQDVKKGDVLVRLDPTRFELALTQAEAALVEAEQSYEANKQLLHGAEATLRQRQHEAVNAERKLKRNQQLISRKLVSQETLDDSRADTIVRQQAVEAAQADIEQIKAELEKSSDNGALAVARTRVELAQLDLDKTTIVAPVDGVISNLNLNSGTYVGAGSPVLFLVDRQHAWINADFNEKGSANLTAGTTVRLVFDAMPGEVFEGNIQGRELAIYDASSDNSGLAKVVNDDRWIRDQQKVRTQVTLPSLDHSLFSGSKVSVMVVPEATFWDVIGSAWMEVLARIRYVV; encoded by the coding sequence ATGGCTAATAAAGCGTATCAATGGATGCTCTATCTAACACTTGGCACCAGTGCCTTGTTTGCTCTTTTCTTGGTGGCAAGTGACAACCTTGCGCCATTCACAACTCAAGCTCAATTGCACATTCCAACCAGCCGTATTGCTGCAGAAGTGTCGGCGCCAGTGGTGGAGTTGGCTGTTAAGAATGGTCAGGATGTAAAAAAAGGGGACGTGCTAGTTCGCTTAGATCCAACTCGTTTTGAATTGGCGTTAACTCAGGCTGAAGCGGCTTTGGTTGAAGCAGAGCAAAGCTATGAAGCAAACAAGCAGCTCTTGCATGGTGCAGAAGCGACGTTACGTCAGCGCCAACACGAAGCTGTGAATGCCGAGAGAAAATTGAAGCGTAACCAGCAATTGATTTCGAGAAAGCTTGTTAGCCAAGAAACGCTAGACGATAGCCGAGCGGACACGATTGTAAGACAGCAAGCCGTCGAAGCTGCGCAAGCCGATATTGAGCAGATAAAAGCTGAGCTTGAGAAAAGCAGCGACAACGGTGCTTTGGCTGTTGCTCGAACTCGCGTTGAACTGGCGCAATTGGATTTGGACAAAACGACAATCGTCGCGCCTGTTGATGGCGTAATCAGCAATCTCAACCTTAACTCAGGAACCTATGTTGGCGCTGGCAGCCCCGTTTTGTTTTTGGTTGATCGCCAGCATGCTTGGATTAACGCAGACTTCAACGAAAAGGGCAGTGCAAATCTGACTGCGGGAACAACCGTTCGTTTGGTGTTTGATGCAATGCCTGGTGAGGTATTTGAGGGAAATATTCAAGGGCGTGAACTGGCTATCTATGATGCGAGTAGCGACAACAGCGGCCTCGCGAAAGTCGTGAACGATGATCGCTGGATTCGAGACCAACAAAAAGTGCGTACACAAGTAACGCTGCCGTCACTTGATCACTCATTGTTCTCAGGCTCTAAAGTGAGCGTGATGGTGGTGCCTGAAGCGACGTTTTGGGATGTGATCGGAAGTGCATGGATGGAAGTGCTAGCTCGCATTCGCTACGTAGTTTAA
- a CDS encoding YbaY family lipoprotein, translating into MKKALILITSLVSFGLLVGCQATSETNASQEVVAENTQVISGTVSYRERIALPENAVVTVTLEDISLADAPSTVIATQEFTTDGKQVPFAFELSYDNDKIKANHRYNMRAAIHVDGKLRFTTDTIKSVITDVENTQQADLRLVGVR; encoded by the coding sequence ATGAAAAAGGCTCTAATTCTTATTACGTCTTTAGTATCGTTTGGCCTACTTGTTGGTTGCCAAGCAACATCAGAAACGAACGCTTCTCAGGAAGTGGTTGCAGAGAACACTCAAGTGATTTCAGGAACAGTAAGCTACCGTGAAAGAATTGCATTGCCAGAGAATGCCGTGGTGACTGTTACGCTAGAAGACATCTCACTGGCTGACGCACCATCGACAGTTATCGCAACTCAAGAGTTCACCACAGACGGTAAGCAAGTACCGTTCGCATTCGAGCTAAGCTACGACAACGACAAAATTAAAGCTAACCACCGTTACAACATGCGCGCAGCGATTCACGTTGACGGTAAACTGCGTTTCACTACTGACACTATTAAGTCAGTAATTACTGATGTAGAAAATACACAGCAAGCAGACCTACGTTTGGTTGGTGTTCGTTAA
- a CDS encoding Lrp/AsnC family transcriptional regulator, with product MRFGESVIDAVDKKILGLLQEDSTLSLNDISEAVNLTTTPCWKRLKRLEENGIIEKRVALLNPEKLDLSFTAFVLIKTSDHSHEWYGRFVNTVSEFPEVMEFYRMAGEYDYMMKVQVKDMKCFDDFYKRLVNSIDGISNVTSTFAMEPLKYTTALPL from the coding sequence ATGCGATTTGGTGAAAGTGTGATAGATGCCGTAGATAAAAAAATATTAGGATTACTGCAAGAAGACAGCACTCTGTCATTGAATGACATTTCTGAAGCAGTCAATCTCACCACAACGCCTTGCTGGAAAAGACTTAAGCGTCTCGAAGAGAACGGCATTATTGAGAAAAGAGTGGCGTTACTGAATCCCGAAAAGCTCGATCTTTCTTTTACCGCGTTCGTATTGATTAAAACCAGTGATCATTCTCACGAGTGGTATGGTCGTTTTGTGAATACTGTGTCGGAGTTTCCAGAAGTGATGGAGTTCTATCGCATGGCTGGCGAATATGACTATATGATGAAGGTTCAGGTGAAAGACATGAAGTGCTTTGATGATTTCTACAAGCGCTTGGTGAATAGCATTGATGGTATCTCTAATGTGACCTCGACATTTGCGATGGAACCATTGAAGTACACGACAGCATTGCCGCTTTAA
- a CDS encoding chalcone isomerase family protein — MRYKVTFLLMILVMAGEAFSHELKAEPSHAQFESWAYDDYRMVVENTRTLWFVDYYDISHLKSKEGDSALLLTFTPDKLTQEKVTTATIEALEESNPGINMKDSNIQKLVDSLSMPLIKDDVIAIIYKGEAMQIQYNNDVVYQAKASSKQSVALRNIWLGETPVDDLL; from the coding sequence ATGAGATACAAAGTAACATTTTTGCTGATGATTCTTGTGATGGCCGGGGAAGCGTTCAGTCATGAGCTAAAAGCCGAGCCTTCGCACGCGCAATTTGAATCGTGGGCATACGATGATTATCGAATGGTCGTAGAAAATACTCGCACATTATGGTTTGTCGACTATTACGATATTAGTCACTTGAAAAGCAAAGAAGGTGATAGCGCACTTCTATTGACGTTTACGCCGGATAAGTTAACACAAGAAAAAGTCACAACAGCCACTATTGAGGCGCTAGAAGAGTCAAACCCTGGCATCAATATGAAAGACTCAAATATTCAAAAACTAGTGGATAGCCTATCCATGCCGCTCATTAAAGACGATGTGATTGCCATTATCTACAAAGGGGAAGCGATGCAGATTCAATATAACAATGACGTTGTGTATCAGGCTAAAGCATCTTCAAAACAGAGTGTTGCTTTAAGGAATATCTGGCTAGGCGAGACCCCTGTTGATGATTTGCTATAA